The genomic DNA GGAAAAGAAGTTGTTGTTAGTGAGAGAGAGGCACGTCTACATGATGAACACGACCGCCTGATTGCTGAACACGATGGCCTGAGAAGACGACTGGAGCAGTTACGTCAAGAGAATGAGTTCCTCCAGGAAGAGGCTGAAAGAGTCCGTGTGGAGAGTCAAGAATATTTATTGTACGTGGGCAAAAGAAGCCAACGGCGGCAAGATGCCATCATCAGCCTGAATGACCAGAACACACGAGAGCTGGAAGACATCAGGAAGCAGAAAGAGAAACTTGAGGCCTCCTTCCAagagaaagagaagaagatgagagaTCAACTTCTCCAGCGGGAAACCGAGCTGGCCAATTTGAGGAAAGAGCTGAAGGAGCTAGAACCCATGAAGGAGATTCAGAAGGAGCAGATCTCACTCATTAGGCAACTGGAGTCTGAAGTGATGGCCTCCCGGGGTAAGCATGCCGAGTCCCTGCTGAGGGTGAAGAGCGCCTTCCTGAGACAAAAAGTGGAATGTCAGCAGGACTCCGAACGACAGCTGAATCAGCTATCCCAGAAGGCCCATGAGGAGGCCAAGAACGTTCTGCAAGATGTAAGCCGGAAGGTGAAAGAAGAGAACCAAACTTTGAGGCAGGAGCTTCTCCAACTTATCAACCAATACCGGGATCTACAGGCCCAGAAAAAGAAGATGCTGGAGCAAAACAAACAGTTACGGAGAGAGCAACAATGTCAGAAAGAGGTGAGGTATGCCCAACGAAAGCTAAAGAATTTATGGTAAACCCAACAATGAAAAACCTAGGAAGTAGTAAAAAGATCTTGGAGGGGGGCACTATATACCACCTCATTTTTAGTACAAAAAACTCATCCTGTGCTGTGAGATCATTGTCTGCTTCTTAATTTTATTGTCTGCTCATGCACTAAGGATACCAGACATACCGAGAGGATATCTATTGTCACGTTTTATACCAGTCAACTAAGGACTTGGTTTTCAGATGGCAGAAAAACACTGACTGCTTTAGATTTAGGCCTACTAAAATGCCAAGCCAACAGTTCAAAATAGATGCTGGGACCTGGGAGTATAAACTCAGGCTTGAGTATACTTCAAGCCAATTTGCTTTCTAGTTTTTGGTGGAGTGGGGAAAGGTTGATACTTCTATCAGATTTCTTTTGTTCTCTGTGTTCCCTTTGGGGAGTTTTTTCTTCTCGTCCCATGTTGGAGACGTCACAGGAATTGGGAAGAAATCTCAAAATGAGAGGAGGGTCCCACCGTTAACAAAACAGAAAAGGTGACCTCTGTACAAATTTTACTTTATGTCCAGGTgtcagaagggaatatccacaaaatgaaaaataatagcCTGAGAGTTGCTAAGACTGTTCCACTCTACCCacaactgttttttgttttggctGTCACTTGACCTTACATTAAAATAATAGAAATTGGGCATGACTTAGTAATGTGCAATTTTATTGccaatttttttccctaaacacatttttttgttaatgtatcatctttaaaaaaaatgtattttactttttttacattttccttgtatTTTTTATGTTCATAATTCACACACAAATATGTATAGTATCGTGCAGTTTGGGCCAAAAAGGATTTCTTAGTGATGCTCCCAGTCAAGCATAAATCTTTGTATCCTGAGAATTAATTACAGCAATCACAGGTGTGGAACCAAGAACCTGGTGCTACTTAGTTTTTGTTCAGTGGAGTGGTTTTACCCAACAAAGGATCACCTTT from Aquarana catesbeiana isolate 2022-GZ linkage group LG04, ASM4218655v1, whole genome shotgun sequence includes the following:
- the LOC141139163 gene encoding coiled-coil domain-containing protein 166-like — protein: MPPKKKSQGKAAKDSGKTSPEQAENGGDGKEVVVSEREARLHDEHDRLIAEHDGLRRRLEQLRQENEFLQEEAERVRVESQEYLLYVGKRSQRRQDAIISLNDQNTRELEDIRKQKEKLEASFQEKEKKMRDQLLQRETELANLRKELKELEPMKEIQKEQISLIRQLESEVMASRGKHAESLLRVKSAFLRQKVECQQDSERQLNQLSQKAHEEAKNVLQDVSRKVKEENQTLRQELLQLINQYRDLQAQKKKMLEQNKQLRREQQCQKEVRYAQRKLKNLW